A genomic stretch from Engraulis encrasicolus isolate BLACKSEA-1 chromosome 10, IST_EnEncr_1.0, whole genome shotgun sequence includes:
- the ndnl2 gene encoding necdin-like 2 has product MSQRKRLSASQNKAAAAAANRSREESDDDEDVSLTQPSSSQVQRARESFTPIQIDRKVAEVVQFILIKDQRKVPIRRADIAKHVIKEYRSMYQDIMKRVIRTFDQTFGLKLVEIDPKSHVYILVNKLEAMPEEPVSMIPANPKHGLLFTILSVIFMKGGVVKEALIWNFLKKLRVDPGERHDIFGDVKKLVTDEFVRQKYIEYVRIPHTEPMEFELRWGVRADKEINKKKLLETVGELFDQEPSSWSQQYREANAAEAQSQTQSQSQR; this is encoded by the exons ATGTCACAAAGAAAACGGCTATCGGCGTCGCAAAACAAAGCTGCTGCAGCAGCCGCCAAT CGGTCAAGGGAAGAGTCGGATGACGACGAGGATGTGAGCTTGACTCAGCCAAGTTCGTCGCAGGTCCAGCGTGCACGGGAGAGCTTTACGCCTATCCAGATCGATCGCAAG GTTGCAGAGGTTGTCCAGTTTATCCTGATAAAGGATCAGAGGAAAGTACCAATACGAAGAGCAG ACATCGCAAAACATGTCATCAAAGAATACCGGTCAATGTACCAGGATATCATGAAGCGTGTCATCCGCACATTTGACCAG ACGTTTGGACTGAAGCTGGTGGAAATTGATCCTAAAAGTCATGTGTACATCCTGGTCAACAAGCTGGAGGCAATGCCTGAGGAGCCAGTTAGCAT GATCCCTGCCAACCCCAAACACGGCCTGCTCTTCACCATCCTCAGTGTCATCTTCATGAAGGGTGGAGTCGTCAAAGAAG CTCTCATCTGGAACTTTCTAAAGAAGCTGAGAGTGGATCCAGG AGAGAGACACGACATCTTTGGAGATGTAAAGAAGCTCGTCACAGATGAGTTTGTACGACAAAA GTACATAGAATATGTGAGAATCCCCCACACTGAACCGATGGAGTTTGAGCTTCGCTGGGGTGTCCGTGCAGACAAGGAAATCAACAAGAAGAAACTACTGGAGACAGTGGGAGAG CTCTTTGACCAGGAGCCCAGCAGTTGGTCTCAGCAGTACAGGGAGGCAAATGCTGCAGAGGCCCAGAGTCAGACCCAGAGCCAGAGCCAAAGATAA